The following proteins come from a genomic window of Paenibacillus spongiae:
- a CDS encoding response regulator transcription factor translates to MFTIITVDDEKMIKRSLRVMIEAANPDFQIAGEAKNGQEALELIHADPPHLLITDICMPVMDGLELIAEVKRAYSDMEIIVISGYSEFNYAQQAIRYNVTDYLLKPIHPDEFKQLLQRIYERHINNEQRQTDRREQMWKLVDNGDQIVSAIWTLQESSLRGKLESMGAELMQQGVEAGLVREIYRDLLEYVSRQLEERSGRPFPLSCACERSPSQPPEEWHKQFHDECMSMFSETAQLRNWGHSRQMKKTIDYIDGNFSNSELSLLNAAEHARMSPAYFSRVFKEETGTNFMKYLTALRIGHAKELLVRPEHKVGDVAMLVGYTNYHHFAKAFKKFTGITPTEFRRVEEDMGR, encoded by the coding sequence ATGTTCACGATCATTACGGTCGATGACGAGAAAATGATCAAACGAAGCTTGCGGGTCATGATTGAAGCCGCCAACCCGGACTTCCAAATCGCAGGCGAGGCCAAGAACGGCCAAGAGGCGCTGGAGCTCATTCATGCCGATCCGCCGCATCTGCTCATCACCGATATATGCATGCCGGTCATGGACGGGCTGGAGCTGATCGCGGAAGTCAAGCGGGCATACAGCGATATGGAGATCATAGTCATTTCCGGCTACAGCGAATTCAATTACGCCCAGCAGGCCATCCGGTATAATGTGACGGATTATTTGCTCAAACCGATCCATCCCGATGAATTCAAGCAGCTGCTGCAGCGAATCTACGAGCGGCATATAAACAATGAACAGCGGCAAACCGACCGCAGGGAACAGATGTGGAAGCTCGTGGATAACGGGGATCAAATCGTAAGCGCGATTTGGACCCTTCAGGAAAGCAGTCTGCGCGGCAAGCTGGAATCGATGGGCGCCGAGCTTATGCAGCAGGGGGTGGAGGCCGGGCTTGTCAGAGAGATCTACAGAGATCTGCTTGAATATGTTTCGCGTCAGCTTGAAGAACGAAGCGGCAGACCCTTTCCGTTATCATGCGCCTGCGAGCGCAGTCCGTCTCAACCGCCGGAAGAGTGGCATAAGCAATTCCATGACGAATGCATGAGCATGTTTAGTGAGACCGCCCAGCTCCGGAATTGGGGGCATTCCCGGCAGATGAAGAAAACGATCGACTATATTGATGGGAACTTTTCGAATAGCGAGTTATCGCTTTTGAATGCGGCTGAACATGCCCGCATGTCGCCTGCGTATTTCAGCCGGGTATTCAAGGAGGAGACGGGAACGAATTTCATGAAATATCTGACCGCGCTTCGGATCGGACATGCGAAGGAGCTGTTGGTCCGTCCCGAGCATAAGGTCGGCGATGTGGCAATGCTGGTCGGCTACACGAACTATCACCATTTTGCCAAGGCGTTCAAGAAATTCACCGGCATTACGCCAACGGAGTTTAGAAGAGTAGAGGAGGATATGGGGAGATAA
- a CDS encoding cache domain-containing sensor histidine kinase, with protein MRPFSIRNKIMVTVVLFFMLVSALGIYWYQMSARIIQDNTLKLSGEIIKQMSSRLDSYFSEIVDLTLPMIARPAVAQYLENSGKGPYERLLYTKQLNKMFYNVMVGRPDIYGISIVSQKKIAGSSYSNLYAEKRFQSIAGQLDHSGKFEIIGMNQYLDVKLFTMAVKFFSPGTQNWGIMIIDLRLDKVSAFSSGVMLGDTGFAWIADAQGRYLYYPDHKRWGEGIPVSHLDRMKTRSAGGNVENVDGKKMLVSYRWSDVTNLTFFSEVPLSELNRDLVKLRNVTFVIGIIALIFSLIVVISVSFSLTDSILVLQRMMKRVESGKLDARLPSAKKGEIGYLYRSFNSMVDEINNLIRTVSEFQLKEKESELRHLDSRMQALQYQINPHFLYNTLEIVNSHAIIENKPVISRIINSLARIFRYSVENHTRTVPLSMELDYMRDYLDIQMERFENLQVDIRIDDSLIGHVTAVPMTLQPLLENVFKHGYQKHKLEAVYLSVSGELAGDAFYLYIEDQGGGMDPHTMDYYNGLFHGTSERTECDCLGLLNVHDRIQLFFGERFGLAFVRSDHTGTVIRIALPFRNNSEQG; from the coding sequence ATGCGGCCTTTCTCGATAAGAAATAAAATCATGGTGACGGTTGTGCTTTTTTTTATGCTGGTAAGCGCTCTTGGCATCTACTGGTACCAGATGTCGGCGCGGATTATTCAGGACAACACGCTGAAGCTCAGCGGCGAGATCATCAAGCAGATGAGCAGCAGGCTGGACTCTTATTTCTCGGAGATCGTCGATTTGACGCTGCCGATGATTGCGCGCCCGGCCGTGGCCCAATACCTGGAGAATTCCGGCAAAGGGCCTTACGAGCGGCTGCTCTATACGAAACAGCTGAACAAGATGTTCTACAACGTGATGGTCGGCCGGCCGGACATCTATGGGATCTCGATCGTATCCCAGAAGAAAATAGCAGGGTCGAGCTACAGCAATCTATACGCCGAGAAGCGTTTCCAGTCGATCGCCGGCCAATTGGACCACTCGGGCAAATTCGAGATTATCGGGATGAATCAGTATCTGGACGTGAAGCTGTTTACGATGGCCGTGAAATTTTTCAGTCCGGGAACGCAGAATTGGGGAATTATGATCATCGATCTCCGGCTGGATAAAGTGAGTGCCTTTTCGAGTGGAGTCATGCTTGGAGATACAGGATTTGCATGGATTGCCGACGCACAGGGGCGTTACTTATATTATCCCGATCACAAGAGATGGGGGGAAGGCATCCCCGTTTCTCATCTGGATCGCATGAAAACGAGGTCGGCCGGGGGGAACGTCGAGAACGTGGACGGCAAAAAAATGCTGGTCAGCTACCGGTGGTCCGATGTCACCAATCTGACGTTCTTCTCGGAGGTTCCCTTGTCCGAATTGAATCGCGATTTGGTCAAACTGAGGAACGTTACGTTCGTGATCGGCATCATTGCCCTAATCTTCAGCCTGATTGTCGTCATCTCGGTGTCCTTCTCCTTAACGGATTCGATCCTTGTGCTGCAGCGAATGATGAAGCGGGTAGAAAGCGGCAAACTGGATGCGCGGCTTCCGAGCGCGAAGAAAGGCGAGATCGGCTACCTGTACCGCAGCTTCAACAGCATGGTCGATGAAATCAACAATCTGATTCGCACGGTAAGCGAATTTCAGTTGAAGGAGAAGGAGTCGGAGCTCAGGCATTTGGATTCCAGGATGCAGGCGCTGCAATACCAGATCAATCCCCACTTCCTGTACAATACGCTGGAAATCGTGAACTCCCACGCCATTATCGAGAACAAGCCGGTTATTAGCCGCATTATCAATTCGCTCGCAAGAATATTCCGCTACAGCGTGGAGAATCACACCAGAACGGTGCCGTTGTCCATGGAGCTGGATTATATGAGAGACTATCTCGACATTCAGATGGAACGCTTTGAAAATTTGCAGGTGGATATCCGGATCGACGACAGCCTGATCGGCCATGTAACGGCCGTTCCGATGACGCTGCAGCCCTTATTGGAGAACGTGTTCAAGCACGGCTATCAAAAGCATAAATTGGAAGCGGTTTATCTCTCGGTAAGCGGGGAGTTAGCCGGCGATGCCTTCTACCTGTACATTGAAGATCAGGGAGGCGGCATGGATCCGCATACGATGGATTACTACAACGGCTTGTTTCATGGGACGAGCGAGAGAACGGAATGCGACTGCTTAGGCTTGTTGAATGTACACGACAGAATCCAGCTCTTCTTCGGGGAGCGCTTCGGACTGGCGTTCGTACGGTCTGACCATACGGGGACGGTCATTCGGATTGCGCTTCCATTTCGAAATAACAGCGAACAGGGGTGA
- a CDS encoding phytanoyl-CoA dioxygenase family protein, with the protein MARTAMEHLLDARQMARFCSDGLIVLEELVPQELNEAVYRDELTVHPQGYEFWNSSEAIRKVFDLPQVNGVIESLVGRNYVYDHSYLHTVQPKNSKSQNWHVDSGVMNPNPHHFDIQAFYFAHDTPIEMGPTLVLPGSHLRRACYWSISRYKNFEGQRHLAAKAGTIAFMHQDIWHCAQPNKTDRTRFVFKIRLNAAEQQRNLFRTDGYDDPEVIEILKTQYPWYGSDWQKEYFQRLEFWRFLAGNDSIMKKR; encoded by the coding sequence ATGGCTAGAACGGCGATGGAGCATCTGCTTGATGCGAGGCAGATGGCCCGTTTCTGCAGCGACGGGCTGATTGTCTTGGAAGAACTCGTGCCTCAAGAGCTCAATGAGGCGGTCTACCGGGATGAATTGACGGTTCATCCTCAGGGCTATGAATTCTGGAACAGCTCGGAGGCGATCCGCAAAGTATTTGATCTTCCTCAGGTCAATGGCGTCATTGAAAGTCTGGTCGGCCGGAATTATGTCTATGATCATTCTTATCTGCATACGGTCCAGCCGAAAAACAGCAAATCGCAGAATTGGCATGTGGACTCCGGTGTCATGAATCCCAATCCTCATCATTTCGACATTCAGGCCTTCTATTTCGCGCACGATACGCCGATTGAGATGGGACCGACGCTGGTACTGCCCGGCTCCCATCTGCGGCGTGCATGTTATTGGAGCATATCGCGGTACAAGAACTTTGAGGGACAGCGCCATCTGGCCGCGAAGGCGGGAACCATCGCCTTTATGCACCAGGATATTTGGCACTGCGCCCAGCCCAACAAGACGGACCGGACCCGTTTCGTGTTCAAAATCCGTTTGAATGCGGCGGAGCAGCAGCGCAATCTGTTCCGTACCGACGGTTATGACGATCCGGAAGTCATCGAGATCCTAAAGACGCAGTATCCTTGGTACGGATCCGATTGGCAGAAGGAATACTTCCAACGGCTCGAATTTTGGCGGTTTCTGGCCGGCAACGATTCGATTATGAAGAAACGATAG
- a CDS encoding SDR family NAD(P)-dependent oxidoreductase → MSVQGKIAIITGSTSGIGQAAAETLARHGAKVLITGRNPERGESIVHGIKTGGGDAHFAQADLEDPEAPGMLVHEAAGRWGRIDIIVNNAALVCNKPVEDILHEDWDRLITVNLKAPFFLIQAALPQLKANRGSVINISSINGIRNDRNNLVYDTIKAGLNHMTQGLALDLRSAGIRFNVIMPGGIGTPLLTQWYEQVTGSPEEAGRLAEAVLHEPNVGVPQQIADAVLYLAGSQSSWVNGAAVPVDGGYHL, encoded by the coding sequence ATGAGCGTGCAAGGAAAAATAGCGATTATAACGGGCTCGACGAGCGGCATCGGCCAGGCGGCTGCGGAAACGCTGGCGCGCCATGGCGCGAAGGTGCTCATAACCGGTCGAAATCCGGAGAGGGGCGAAAGCATCGTCCACGGGATCAAGACCGGCGGAGGGGACGCCCACTTCGCCCAAGCCGATCTGGAGGATCCCGAAGCTCCCGGCATGCTGGTGCACGAGGCGGCAGGACGTTGGGGGAGGATCGATATTATCGTCAACAACGCGGCTCTCGTTTGCAATAAGCCGGTTGAAGATATCTTGCACGAAGATTGGGACAGACTGATCACCGTCAACCTGAAAGCCCCGTTTTTTCTTATCCAGGCTGCGCTGCCGCAGCTGAAGGCAAACCGTGGCAGCGTCATCAATATCAGCTCGATCAACGGCATCCGCAATGACCGCAATAACCTGGTCTACGATACGATCAAGGCCGGGTTGAACCATATGACGCAAGGGCTGGCTTTGGACCTGCGATCAGCGGGGATTCGCTTCAATGTCATTATGCCGGGGGGAATTGGGACTCCGCTGCTGACTCAATGGTATGAGCAGGTCACCGGCAGTCCCGAAGAGGCGGGGCGTCTGGCGGAAGCCGTCCTGCACGAGCCGAACGTAGGCGTCCCGCAGCAAATTGCCGACGCGGTGCTTTACTTGGCCGGCAGTCAGTCCTCATGGGTGAACGGCGCGGCTGTTCCCGTCGATGGAGGATATCATCTGTAA
- a CDS encoding right-handed parallel beta-helix repeat-containing protein: protein MSLQELYISATGRDDWSGRLPDPNSDGTDGPFATIAGARDSIRKLKQSAMLAGPVTVWLRGGHYYQSEPVVFTPEDSAPVTFAAYPGERPVVDGGVRITGWREETVGGIAMWVADVPGAAEGKRYFRQLFVNGERRLRIRLPEQGFYWMKDVPGTAIHNEGMTSDLFAGTDTFVCAQGDIDGSWSNRNDVDVVAVHYWIEERMPIASFDPSTGVVKSNRKSMFVLKDDVAKRYAKYYVENVFEALTDPGQWYLDRTGGKVYYIPLPGEELDHTEFVAGSAYQLLKLAGNPDGKEYVEYLSFKGLTFAHTDWIQPQGGGERFDMPGIDFAAAPQAAFHIPGVIHMRGARYCSIEDCRVERIGWYGIELSEGCMSNRIVGNTIADMGAGGIKLDGADADGPILRRTGGNRITDNHIHAGGNIFHSACGILSVHSFGNTISHNHIHDLYYTGISCGWVWGYGENVSRDNRIEKNHIHDIGHGLLSDMGGIYTLGVQPGTVIRGNLIHDIEKCNYGGWAIYPDEGSSHIIIENNVCFKTSSQVFHQHYGRENTVRNNIFAFGREGQASLSRAEAHLSFTFERNIIVADGQPLYVAGYSGRFDKKGFRSDLNLYWDISGNELVSGNQRFDEQANFSLNEPLSTADMKQLGYDLHSIHADPLFTDAAGGDFTLQADSPAFALGFQPIDLADVGPRSLEDRE, encoded by the coding sequence ATGAGTTTACAGGAGCTGTATATCTCCGCTACAGGCCGCGACGACTGGTCGGGCAGACTGCCGGACCCCAATTCAGACGGGACCGACGGCCCCTTCGCGACAATCGCCGGAGCGAGGGACTCCATCCGGAAGCTGAAGCAGTCCGCCATGCTTGCCGGACCGGTTACGGTATGGCTTCGCGGAGGCCATTACTACCAGAGTGAACCTGTCGTGTTTACGCCTGAAGACTCCGCTCCGGTTACCTTCGCAGCCTATCCGGGTGAACGGCCTGTTGTGGATGGCGGAGTGAGAATAACCGGATGGCGGGAGGAGACGGTAGGCGGCATTGCGATGTGGGTTGCCGATGTGCCGGGTGCAGCCGAAGGAAAGCGGTATTTCCGGCAGCTGTTCGTCAATGGGGAGCGGCGTTTGAGGATCCGTCTGCCCGAACAGGGCTTCTATTGGATGAAGGATGTGCCAGGCACGGCAATTCATAACGAGGGAATGACCAGCGACCTGTTTGCCGGAACGGATACTTTCGTATGCGCACAGGGGGATATCGATGGATCCTGGAGCAATAGGAATGATGTGGATGTCGTCGCCGTTCATTACTGGATCGAGGAAAGAATGCCGATCGCCTCCTTCGATCCGTCGACGGGGGTAGTAAAATCCAACCGAAAGAGCATGTTCGTGCTCAAAGACGACGTGGCCAAGCGATATGCCAAATATTATGTGGAGAACGTATTCGAAGCGCTCACCGATCCCGGGCAGTGGTATCTCGACCGGACCGGCGGCAAGGTGTACTATATCCCTCTTCCGGGTGAGGAACTCGATCATACGGAGTTCGTAGCCGGATCGGCCTATCAGCTGCTGAAGCTTGCAGGCAATCCGGACGGGAAGGAATACGTGGAATATTTATCGTTCAAAGGGTTGACCTTCGCGCATACGGATTGGATTCAGCCCCAGGGCGGCGGAGAACGGTTCGATATGCCGGGTATCGATTTTGCCGCGGCGCCGCAGGCGGCATTCCATATTCCCGGCGTGATCCACATGCGCGGAGCCCGCTATTGTTCCATCGAAGATTGCCGGGTGGAGCGAATCGGCTGGTACGGCATCGAATTGTCCGAGGGGTGCATGTCCAACCGGATCGTCGGCAATACGATAGCCGATATGGGCGCGGGCGGAATCAAGCTGGACGGTGCCGATGCGGATGGCCCCATCCTGCGGCGAACGGGCGGCAACCGCATTACGGACAATCATATTCATGCCGGCGGCAACATTTTTCACAGCGCTTGCGGCATTCTCTCCGTTCATTCCTTCGGCAATACGATCTCGCATAACCATATTCACGACCTGTATTACACGGGGATCTCATGCGGCTGGGTATGGGGTTATGGGGAGAATGTATCGAGGGACAACAGGATCGAGAAAAACCATATTCATGATATCGGCCACGGGCTGCTCAGCGACATGGGCGGAATTTATACGCTTGGCGTCCAGCCGGGCACGGTCATTCGCGGCAATCTCATCCATGATATTGAAAAATGCAATTATGGCGGATGGGCGATCTATCCGGATGAAGGAAGCTCTCATATCATCATCGAGAACAACGTATGCTTCAAGACAAGCAGCCAAGTGTTTCACCAGCATTACGGGCGGGAAAACACGGTGCGCAACAACATCTTCGCTTTCGGCCGTGAAGGGCAGGCATCGCTCAGCCGAGCGGAAGCCCATCTTTCGTTCACGTTCGAGAGAAACATTATCGTTGCAGACGGGCAGCCGTTGTATGTAGCGGGATATTCCGGCCGTTTCGATAAAAAAGGATTCCGCAGCGATCTGAATCTGTACTGGGACATCTCCGGAAATGAGCTGGTGAGCGGCAATCAACGTTTCGACGAGCAAGCGAACTTTTCGTTGAATGAACCGCTGTCGACGGCGGATATGAAGCAGCTCGGATACGATCTGCATTCGATCCATGCCGATCCCCTTTTCACGGATGCGGCGGGGGGCGATTTCACGCTGCAGGCGGATTCGCCGGCCTTCGCGCTTGGTTTTCAACCGATCGATCTGGCCGATGTTGGCCCGCGCTCCCTTGAGGATAGGGAGTAA
- a CDS encoding carbohydrate ABC transporter permease — protein sequence MPRKIIAKEIISYSLLAVILILSFVPILMMVSMSLRDSLMIYGDFWGMPWPPKINNYSFALLDLMAPILRTLYLCIISILGIMLFATLSGYAFARLRFVGRNLMFWIIVMLMTVPGVLLLTPNFVLADWLHLKNSLDGLAVFYIGGGQLFAIFLLRTFFTSQPEEMFEAARVEGANEFRCVWSIALPLARPILITIAIMNFLSIYNDLIWPMLMISTPDLQTISMALANYAPDAGNSIGKISRPDLGIITSGYVFASIPLLLMFMLGMRYFIEGLTSGSIKA from the coding sequence GTGCCAAGGAAAATAATTGCCAAAGAGATCATCAGCTACTCCTTGCTGGCCGTTATCCTCATTCTTTCATTCGTTCCCATCCTTATGATGGTTTCCATGTCGCTGCGCGACAGCCTGATGATTTACGGCGATTTCTGGGGAATGCCCTGGCCGCCGAAAATCAACAACTATTCCTTCGCGCTGCTGGACCTGATGGCTCCGATTCTGCGGACGCTGTATTTATGCATCATTTCCATACTCGGCATTATGCTGTTCGCGACGCTGAGCGGATATGCCTTTGCCCGGCTCCGGTTCGTAGGGCGCAACCTGATGTTCTGGATCATCGTCATGCTGATGACCGTTCCCGGCGTACTGCTGTTGACGCCGAATTTCGTGCTCGCCGACTGGCTGCATTTGAAGAACAGCCTGGATGGGCTGGCCGTATTTTATATCGGCGGCGGGCAGCTGTTCGCTATTTTTCTGCTCCGCACGTTCTTCACCTCCCAGCCGGAGGAGATGTTCGAAGCGGCGAGGGTGGAAGGGGCGAATGAATTCCGCTGCGTATGGTCGATCGCGCTACCCCTTGCGCGTCCGATTCTAATCACGATCGCCATCATGAACTTCCTTTCTATCTACAACGATCTCATCTGGCCGATGCTGATGATCAGCACGCCGGATCTGCAGACGATCTCGATGGCCTTGGCCAATTATGCGCCGGATGCCGGCAATTCGATAGGCAAAATATCCCGGCCGGATCTGGGAATCATCACATCGGGTTACGTCTTTGCTTCGATTCCTTTATTGCTGATGTTTATGCTTGGCATGCGTTATTTTATCGAAGGGCTTACTTCCGGGTCCATTAAAGCGTAG
- a CDS encoding ABC transporter permease subunit: protein MPNMIREKGTALFAGRAARTAIGAVILIVLANALYALVFASSGEPYQVSSPLADGRMMKAIEIDARTTAVITSDSRLMLLEGQGAVREKKLEGTVTDMALSADKSKIYVGTGDRKVFIFDLSLAELSSFNVNGRVIGLDAAVNGELAVAYGIGQYTDRFWVGLFDETGEARYKTKIGFDVTAVAAGTKGVYFGTADSKVGYLSPEGDEQWRTNLIQPITRLSLSGGGELLAGDDRGNIAMISDKGKVLWINPLSEYPITMAAAGDSGHILAGDKDGKLFVLDAQGYVRYQANVSAGSINSLAGTIGDEVLLLTDQGKTVTVSLSSALDARRMVIIQTALIIVNAVLAVTAICAWVWSVASWRAAAVRFGRRLKRSRTAYMLLLPSIILILIFNIAPTLMAVFYSFTNFSLKEPLKVIGLDNFIALWSDHFFWVGIWNMFLILLTSILKEVTVPLLIAELIFWLRSSRMKYLFRTAYVVPSIVPGVVGILLWKMMYEPETGMINQFLGAIGLDGWKRAWLGEESIALWSIIMAGFPFVSIFAFLIYFGGLIGISKDIYDSSSIDGVGTWGRFWKIDLPMIRPQLRLILFFTFIGSIQGFANIFLFTRGGPGTATYVPGLQMYNQISNANFGYASAIGFVLAVFILAGSIMNLRFSKQEGV, encoded by the coding sequence ATGCCGAACATGATACGGGAGAAAGGTACGGCTCTGTTCGCCGGGAGGGCAGCGCGCACAGCTATCGGGGCCGTCATTCTGATCGTTCTGGCGAATGCGCTGTATGCACTTGTCTTCGCTTCTTCCGGAGAGCCTTATCAAGTAAGCAGCCCGCTAGCCGACGGGAGAATGATGAAGGCAATCGAGATCGATGCCCGGACGACGGCCGTCATTACGAGCGACAGCCGGCTGATGCTTCTGGAAGGGCAGGGGGCGGTCCGGGAGAAGAAGCTTGAAGGAACGGTCACGGATATGGCCTTGTCGGCGGACAAGAGCAAAATTTATGTCGGAACCGGCGACAGGAAAGTGTTCATCTTTGATTTGTCGCTGGCGGAGCTGTCCAGCTTCAATGTGAATGGCCGGGTCATCGGGCTGGATGCTGCGGTTAACGGGGAGTTGGCCGTCGCTTACGGGATCGGCCAGTACACGGACCGGTTCTGGGTCGGGTTGTTCGACGAAACGGGTGAGGCGCGCTATAAGACGAAGATCGGCTTCGATGTTACAGCCGTAGCCGCCGGGACGAAGGGGGTATATTTCGGTACGGCGGATTCCAAAGTCGGCTATTTGTCTCCCGAGGGGGATGAGCAGTGGAGAACCAATCTGATCCAGCCTATTACAAGGCTCAGCTTGAGCGGCGGCGGGGAACTGTTGGCCGGTGACGACAGAGGCAATATTGCCATGATATCGGATAAAGGAAAGGTTCTTTGGATCAACCCTCTGTCGGAATATCCGATTACGATGGCGGCGGCGGGCGACTCGGGACATATTCTCGCCGGGGATAAGGACGGCAAGCTGTTTGTACTGGATGCGCAAGGATACGTGCGTTACCAGGCAAACGTATCCGCAGGCTCGATCAACAGTCTGGCAGGGACAATTGGCGACGAGGTTCTGCTTCTGACCGACCAGGGAAAGACGGTAACGGTTTCCCTCAGCAGCGCACTCGATGCCAGACGAATGGTGATCATTCAAACGGCTCTTATTATCGTCAATGCAGTGCTTGCTGTGACCGCCATTTGCGCATGGGTCTGGTCCGTGGCAAGCTGGCGGGCTGCTGCGGTCCGCTTCGGGAGAAGGCTCAAGCGTTCCAGAACCGCTTATATGCTGCTGCTGCCGTCCATTATTCTCATCTTGATCTTCAACATCGCTCCGACACTGATGGCGGTATTCTATTCCTTTACCAACTTTAGCTTGAAGGAGCCTCTAAAGGTCATCGGGCTGGATAATTTTATCGCCCTTTGGTCCGATCATTTCTTCTGGGTGGGCATCTGGAACATGTTCCTCATTCTGCTTACTTCGATCCTGAAGGAGGTGACGGTGCCGCTGCTTATCGCCGAGCTGATCTTCTGGCTTCGCAGCAGCCGCATGAAATACCTGTTCCGTACGGCGTACGTCGTTCCCAGCATCGTCCCCGGCGTTGTCGGCATTCTGCTGTGGAAGATGATGTACGAACCCGAAACGGGAATGATCAACCAGTTTCTGGGCGCGATTGGACTGGACGGCTGGAAGCGTGCCTGGCTGGGAGAGGAAAGCATCGCGCTCTGGAGCATCATCATGGCCGGTTTCCCATTCGTGAGCATCTTTGCTTTTCTGATTTATTTCGGCGGTCTGATCGGGATCAGCAAAGACATTTATGATTCGTCCTCCATCGACGGAGTAGGCACATGGGGGCGTTTCTGGAAAATCGATTTGCCGATGATCCGGCCGCAGCTCCGGCTGATTTTATTCTTCACCTTTATCGGCAGCATCCAAGGGTTCGCCAACATCTTTTTATTTACCCGCGGGGGGCCGGGGACGGCTACCTATGTGCCGGGATTGCAGATGTACAATCAGATCTCCAATGCCAATTTCGGCTATGCATCCGCCATCGGGTTCGTATTGGCTGTCTTCATATTGGCGGGCTCGATCATGAACCTGCGCTTCTCCAAACAGGAAGGAGTCTAG